The following proteins come from a genomic window of Gordonia westfalica:
- a CDS encoding YeiH family protein: MTDTETLTEPAPSPPSRSAGLMNLLRAAGFLAVGVCIGTYLHTQISVFGTLTWSVVIGIAMANLGLVPENLGDSLAKATKVTLRSGVALLGFSLPLQAVASLGWGVVATAVLSTIITFVTMVWLGRRLNIAPSGSLLIAAGTSICGASAIAGVRDQADADDNEAGLAIGLITLFGTAVMFGWPLLHPVLGLGDRSFGIVVGSSTHEVGQVVAAASTAGSVALGVAILVKLTRVVLLAPIVATVGVLRWKWPSVLGFEESHEADPDGTRKRPPLIPLFVIAFLAFAGVRSTGVLPAGFLDVVETWQTAILAGAMFGLGAGVSLRTLFRSTWRPVILTFTGTALISGLSLLGVFVLVR; the protein is encoded by the coding sequence TTGACAGACACCGAAACCCTGACCGAACCGGCACCGAGCCCTCCGAGCCGTTCCGCCGGTCTCATGAACTTGCTGCGCGCAGCAGGATTCCTGGCGGTCGGGGTGTGCATCGGAACCTATCTCCACACCCAGATCAGCGTGTTCGGCACGCTGACCTGGTCTGTGGTGATCGGCATCGCGATGGCCAATCTCGGTCTGGTGCCGGAGAACCTCGGTGACAGTCTCGCGAAGGCGACGAAGGTGACGCTCCGATCCGGAGTCGCCTTGCTGGGGTTCTCGTTGCCCCTGCAGGCCGTCGCGAGTCTCGGTTGGGGAGTAGTCGCGACCGCAGTCCTCAGCACCATCATCACGTTCGTGACGATGGTGTGGCTGGGTAGGCGCCTGAACATCGCACCGTCAGGTTCCCTCCTCATTGCCGCCGGGACATCGATCTGTGGTGCCTCGGCGATCGCCGGAGTGCGTGATCAGGCCGACGCGGACGACAACGAGGCTGGTCTCGCGATCGGACTGATCACCCTGTTCGGAACCGCGGTCATGTTCGGCTGGCCGCTCCTGCATCCGGTGCTCGGGCTCGGTGACCGCAGCTTCGGCATCGTGGTCGGCTCGAGCACCCACGAGGTCGGCCAGGTGGTGGCGGCGGCGAGTACGGCCGGGTCGGTGGCCTTGGGGGTGGCAATCCTGGTGAAGCTCACCAGGGTCGTCCTCCTCGCGCCGATCGTCGCGACGGTCGGAGTGCTCCGCTGGAAGTGGCCGTCGGTGCTCGGCTTCGAGGAGTCACATGAGGCGGATCCTGACGGCACTCGCAAACGGCCACCACTGATCCCGCTGTTCGTGATCGCGTTCCTCGCCTTCGCGGGGGTTCGGTCGACCGGAGTGCTGCCCGCCGGTTTCCTCGACGTGGTCGAGACCTGGCAGACAGCGATACTCGCCGGCGCGATGTTCGGACTCGGTGCCGGGGTGAGTCTCCGGACATTGTTTCGATCCACCTGGCGTCCGGTGATTCTCACTTTCACCGGCACGGCGCTCATTTCGGGATTGTCCCTGCTCGGTGTCTTCGTTCTCGTTCGTTGA